A genome region from Naumovozyma castellii chromosome 5, complete genome includes the following:
- the NCAS0E00100 gene encoding uncharacterized protein: MDLTNVMYHKLTVAYQNYTKFNVRVCKPDALLISGKKFSRSYIREFYANVKERFESNLSDLRQYFDKVLSVQAVADATLNSPTAIDVAENRIKTKNSLLLLINETALANVVPDFKPNVTIDSQEVARLVADMGVCVMWMIYFSATGPYRFPDMLILKYAGNQRNLFVDPESRCLDIITEYSKNREGNPMCKTLDKVTSDHLFYYIIVARNMLKHAVGPSMLI, encoded by the coding sequence ATGGACCTGACCAACGTCATGTACCACAAGCTGACCGTGGCGTACCAGAACTACACCAAGTTCAACGTCAGGGTGTGCAAGCCAGACGCCTTGCTTATCTCCGGCAAGAAGTTCTCCCGATCCTACATCAGGGAGTTTTACGCCAACGTCAAGGAACGTTTCGAGTCCAACCTCTCTGACCTGCGTCAGTATTTCGACAAGGTCTTGTCTGTGCAGGCTGTTGCCGATGCCACGCTGAACTCTCCCACTGCCATCGATGTTGCTGAGAATAGAATCAAAACCAAGAATTcgctgttgctgttgatcAACGAGACGGCTCTGGCCAATGTTGTTCCTGATTTCAAGCCCAATGTCACCATCGATTCACAGGAGGTCGCCAGGTTAGTCGCTGATATGGGAGTGTGTGTCATGTGGATGATCTACTTTTCTGCCACCGGGCCCTACAGGTTTCCTGATATGCTGATACTGAAGTATGCTGGTAACCAACGTAACCTGTTTGTGGACCCTGAGTCTCGCTGCCTGGACATCATTACTGAGTATTCCAAAAACAGAGAGGGCAATCCAATGTGCAAGACCCTGGACAAGGTCACCTCAGACCACCTTTTCTACTACATCATAGTTGCACGTAACATGCTGAAGCACGCCGTGGGACCGAGTATGCTGATATGA
- the NCAS0E00110 gene encoding uncharacterized protein, producing MNVGEIVFTENDLSVLAGFQQYKAQFAEDIYSYFSTIYSEVRSRYHRRPYLSSFHRPGYGETFPKDLQIPTIQKYSSMGSAFLFLAEVFPQLSFAEDFTCEHEQSPPKSIDAIASWFTFKLLPGSDNELWYLLVRICCYNWQDTSVAYPALHTLNSFRQLVDSIRALATYSVLYRFLHAGAIPGDSTADEIFFTKKSEPWT from the coding sequence ATGAATGTGGGTGAGATCGTGTTCACCGAGAACGATCTGTCCGTCTTGGCCGGCTTCCAGCAGTACAAGGCCCAGTTTGCAGAGGACATCTACTCCTACTTCTCCACCATCTACTCCGAGGTCAGGTCCAGGTACCACCGCCGTCCGTACCTGTCCTCGTTCCACCGTCCAGGCTACGGGGAGACCTTCCCCAAGGACCTGCAGATCCCCACCATCCAGAAGTACAGCTCCATGGGGTCTGCCTTTCTGTTTCTGGCGGAGGTGTTCCCACAACTCTCCTTTGCCGAGGACTTTACCTGCGAACATGAACAGAGTCCGCCCAAGTCCATTGATGCCATCGCCTCGTGGTTCACTTTCAAGCTGCTACCGGGCTCTGACAACGAACTGTGGTACCTTTTGGTGCGCATCTGCTGCTACAACTGGCAGGACACCTCCGTGGCGTACCCAGCTCTCCACACCTTGAACTCCTTTCGCCAGCTGGTCGACTCTATCCGGGCCCTGGCCACCTACTCTGTTCTCTACCGGTTTCTCCATGCTGGGGCCATCCCCGGTGACTCTACTGCCGATGAGATCTTCTTCACTAAGAAGAGTGAGCCATGGACCTGA